A window of the Haloarcula litorea genome harbors these coding sequences:
- a CDS encoding aldo/keto reductase has translation MEYTTLGSTGMEVSKVCLGCMSFGSDREWMLDADEGRDLVERAIELGVNFFDTANVYSGGESEAILGDVLSEYDRDEQVVATKVRFPGASDHRNARGLSRKTVEQELSNSLDRLGMDTVDLYQIHRWDPDTPIETTLRALDDAVRRGQVRHIGASSMWARQFQRALHVSDREGLARFETMQNLYHLAYREEEREMLPLCDRENVGVVPWSPLGAGYLARPHDEFDATTRGVHENENAEVPYDEGPGSEAINERVGELAAEYGVTRAQIALAWHFENEYTTAPIVGTSSVEHLEEAVEALEIDLSASDMEYLEEPYEPVPVYGHE, from the coding sequence GTATGAGCTTCGGGAGCGACCGCGAGTGGATGCTCGACGCCGACGAGGGCCGGGACCTCGTCGAGCGGGCCATCGAACTCGGCGTGAACTTCTTCGACACCGCCAACGTCTACTCGGGCGGCGAGAGCGAGGCGATCCTCGGGGACGTGCTGTCGGAGTACGACCGCGACGAGCAGGTCGTGGCGACGAAGGTCCGGTTCCCGGGGGCCAGCGACCACCGGAACGCCCGCGGCCTCTCGCGGAAGACCGTCGAGCAGGAGCTGTCGAACTCCCTCGATCGACTGGGGATGGACACCGTCGACCTCTACCAGATCCACCGCTGGGACCCCGACACGCCCATCGAGACGACGCTGCGGGCACTCGACGACGCCGTCCGGCGCGGCCAGGTCCGGCACATCGGGGCTTCCTCGATGTGGGCCAGGCAGTTCCAGCGCGCGCTGCACGTCAGCGACCGCGAGGGCCTGGCCCGCTTCGAGACGATGCAGAACCTCTACCACCTCGCCTACCGCGAGGAGGAACGCGAGATGCTGCCGCTCTGTGACCGCGAGAACGTCGGCGTCGTGCCGTGGAGCCCGCTGGGTGCTGGCTACCTCGCCCGGCCACACGACGAGTTCGACGCGACGACCCGGGGGGTCCACGAGAACGAGAACGCCGAGGTGCCCTACGACGAGGGACCGGGCAGCGAGGCGATCAACGAACGCGTCGGCGAACTCGCCGCCGAGTACGGCGTCACTCGCGCCCAGATCGCGCTGGCCTGGCACTTCGAGAACGAGTACACCACCGCGCCCATCGTCGGCACCTCAAGCGTCGAGCACCTGGAGGAGGCCGTCGAGGCGCTGGAGATCGACCTCTCGGCGTCCGATATGGAGTACCTCGAGGAGCCGTACGAGCCGGTGCCGGTGTACGGGCACGAGTAG